In a single window of the Panthera leo isolate Ple1 chromosome A1, P.leo_Ple1_pat1.1, whole genome shotgun sequence genome:
- the SEPTIN8 gene encoding septin-8, which yields MAATDLERFSNAEPEPRSLSLGGHVGFDSLPDQLVSKSVTQGFSFNILCVGETGIGKSTLMNTLFNTTFETEEASHHEECVRLQPQTYDLQESNVHLKLTIVDAVGFGDQINKDESYRPIVDYIDAQFENYLQEELKIRRSLFDYHDTRVHVCLYFITPTGHSLKSLDLVTMKKLDSKVNIIPIIAKADTISKSELHKFKIKIMGELVSNGVQIYQFPTDDEAVAEINAVMNAHLPFAVVGSTEEVKVGNKLVRARQYPWGVVQVENENHCDFVKLREMLIRVNMEDLREQTHSRHYELYRRCKLEEMGFQDSDGDSQPFSLQETYEAKRKEFLSELQRKEEEMRQMFVNKVKETELELKEKERELHEKFEHLKRVHQEEKRKVEEKRRELEEETSAFNRRKAAVEALQSQALHATSQQPLRKDKDKKN from the exons AATGCAGAGCCAGAGCCCCGGAGCCTCTCCCTTGGTGGCCACGTGGGCTTCGATAGCCTCCCGGACCAGCTCGTCAGCAAGTCAGTCACACAGGGCTTCAGCTTTAATATCCTCTGCGTGG GGGAGACTGGCATTGGCAAGTCCACGCTGATGAATACGCTCTTCAACACGACCTTCGAGACAGAGGAAGCCAGTCATCATGAGGAGTGTGTGCGCCTGCAGCCCCAGACCTACGACCTCCAAGAGAGCAACGTGCACCTCAAGCTGACCATCGTGGATGCTGTGGGCTTCGGGGATCAGATCAATAAGGATGAGAG TTACAGGCCCATAGTTGACTACATCGACGCGCAGTTTGAAAACTACCTGCAGGAGGAGCTGAAGATCCGCCGCTCACTCTTCGACTACCACGACACGAGGGTCCACGTCTGCCTCTACTTTATCACGCCCACTGGGCACTCTCTCAAGTCCCTGGATCTGGTGACCATGAAGAAACTAGACAGCAAG GTGAACATTATTCCCATCATTGCCAAGGCTGACACCATCTCCAAGAGTGAGCTCCacaagttcaagatcaagatcaTGGGCGAGCTGGTCAGCAATGGGGTTCAGATCTACCAGTTTCCCACTGATGATGAGGCTGTTGCTGAGATTAACGCAGTCATGAAC GCGCACTTGCCCTTCGCTGTGGTAGGCAGCACTGAGGAGGTGAAGGTGGGGAACAAGCTGGTCCGAGCACGGCAGTACCCATGGGGAGTGGTGCAGG TGGAGAATGAGAACCACTGTGACTTTGTGAAGCTCCGGGAGATGTTGATCAGAGTGAACATGGAGGATCTCCGAGAACAGACCCACAGTCGGCACTACGAGCTGTACCGGCGCTGCAAGCTGGAGGAGATGGGCTTCCAGGACAGCGATGGTGACAGCCAGCCCTTCAG TCTGCAGGAGACTTACGAGGCCAAGCGCAAGGAGTTCCTGAGTGAgctgcagaggaaggaggaagagatgaGGCAGATGTTCGTCAACaaagtgaaggagacagagctggagctgaaggagaaggagagggag ctGCACGAGAAGTTTGAGCACCTCAAGCGGGTCCACCAGGAGGAGAAGCGCAAGGTGGAGGAGAAGCgcagggagctggaggaggagactAGCGCCTTCAACCGCAGAAAGGCCGCGGTGGAGGCCCTGCAGTCCCAGGCCTTGCACGCCACCTCGCAGCAGCCTCTGAGGAAGGACAAGGACAAGAAGAA ttaa